AGTGATAGGATTCCATCTTCGGGGTTACACCAACTCCGCAAACTCGTCATCGGTACATTCTTCctaagggaaggaaaaaagcaatgcCTTGAGCAGCACGGCCAGAAAGTAAGCTGTGCAGGAACATGGACCAGCTGGTACTGCTGCATGTGGTATCAGGGTAACATCCCTTATGTGTGCCAGCTGAAAAGAGTTCAAGTAATACAAGTAACTTCACTTTGACCTCTTAGACTGTGCCTACTGTCAGTAAAAGATTGAAACAGCAACTTTAAACGGCTTTTAAAACTTAGTTTGTCTGTCCACTTTACCTGACATGCATGTATTTCTTCCAGGACTGGTGTAAGACAATACAGGGACTGTTCTACTTCTGACAACCAGTAAGAATGTCAGTCAACACGGAAAAGCTGAATACAAATTCATGCAAGTTCTACACAGAAGCACATTCATTAGGCTCCCTCCCAGACTGTCATGATGTGCTTGACCTAAGACTATTGGTAACAATTAGTGAAAAAGATGAAAGGATATTTCATTTCCTGGCAACTCCCAATGATCCCAGATTTCTGCTCAAGCTTCCCATGTTGCTAAATGTGAGAACAGTTTAAGACGTTTCCCCTATTTTGTTGTAAGACTGCACTTAAACTTTGATTCCCTAGTTTATTAAAACTGTTGTAACTCTCCCTTTACACCCACCCACTATGCTATCTTCTGTAGGGATGATGAAACCAGCGAGAACTCGGTCACATACATAAACACATCAGaggaaaagattttgttttcagccAGCAGTGGCTTAACCCagaaaacacaactgaaaggCTCAAGGGAGAGACCCCAGCTTGTTTCTGCAAGCATGCTATAGCGCTTAtcaaagaaggagaaaaacaaacaaaaacccttagTTTTTTTATGATGAGGATTTAGTCCATAACAGCACCGTTACACAAACGGACTACAGATTAAGAAATACTTTAACTAGTGGTGACTAAGCGCTTTAATCTTGAAGCTACTTATCCATTCCCAGCCTCAGAATCAAGGTCGTTTCAGCAGCCCATTCTCACTGCCTGTTTGAGGTTTAGTTCGTCCTTGTTTATTACAAACATCTTTTCAGAGATTTCCAGGGGAGCTCATCCTGCAGCCTTTTACTAATAACTGGCCCCTTTTACGGCTTCATTACTGTTGCAGTTGAGTCATCAACGGTCAGTCAGTagcctgtgcatttcttctgTCACTGCAAATTGATGGGCTTGCCGTGCCACTCGTGGCTTCAGTATTAGTACTAACTTCAGTTATAAACTAGtaatttttggggaaaaaaatcttcatggaATGTGCACTTGTCTATCATAGCCTAATTGCTTAAAGATATAATTGATATCAGCTGGCTGCACATTACTGAAACCTCAAGACTTGGAAAGTATGCACATATGAGAGACTTTGAAAATActactttttcctttgtgtccTGGCTATTTCAAGTATGTGCCCGCACGTGGTAATTACTCACAAATGAAAAAGTACAAACCCTGGGCAGTTCAGATACATCAGTATTTAAAGTTTCAATAGCTGTTAGATCTGTTTAAGAAGGGATCATTAAATGCTGCACACTATGTCAATTTATCCAATCACGTATATTCCTTTGGAAAAAGTATTGTGAATACTCCTTAAGAAACCCCGCTAATCAGAACTGCCTCAAAACACAGGTATCAGCACAACTAAAGTAAGCTGAAGTAAGATCCCTTCAAATTAAACTGGGGAGTAAGTCTCCACAGCTCATTTGGAACTATTCTCTAAGTCACTTTGCAAGAACATGAAAAAGTCATGAAAATGACAATTTAACAGTTGCCAGTTGCTGTATGTTCCATGAAGACTAGCAGTTAGAGGGCATAAGACAACGTTTTTCGGCATTAAAGAGTTCCCATAAAATGTGCTTGAGGTTCCACATTTCATTGGCCAGGTGAGGTAAAACTATCTGATCTTTCAGGGCCCTTCCAACTGAAACTATTCTACGATTTTATGGTTTTACCACAGTAAGATTGTTTTTCAAGTTGGTGCTGTAATGACTAACTAGAATCCACTGTGATAATTTATATAATTCACGGAATCACAGAAATGTAGAGGTTCGCAAGGCCCTCAGGAGCTCATCTGGTcccacccctgctccagcagggccacccagagcagggtgcccaggcccACATCCAGGTGATTTTTGAAGATCCCCCAGGAGGAggccccacagcctctgggcagcctgtgccagtgctcagccacccgcagagcacagaagtgctgcctggtgctcaggggAACCTCCTTGACCctgtttgtgcccactgcctgctGTCCTGGCACTGTCTTCACTGCATCCTCCCTCCAGGTATTTATGGACACTgatgagatccccctgagcatcccctTCTCGAGGCCGAGCATTCCCAGCTCTCTTAGCCTCTCCTCCTGTCCCTTGATCATCGTGGTGGCCCTATGCTGGGCTCCTTCCTGCACATCCTTGTGTACTGGTGGACACAGGACTCCAAGTACAGCCCCATGAGTGCAGACTGGAGGGGAAGGATTACCTCTCCTGATCTGCTGGTCATACTTTGTCCACTGCAGCCAAGAATACTGTTAGCTTTCTTAGCAGTGAGGGCACACTGCCAACCCAATTCAACTAGtcttgctatttaaaaaaacaaaagcatgcaTTTTATGGTAAGGATGACAGATCACTCTCTGTATGTACAAGGTCTTCAGCATCAATAGAAGTTCCACTAAAAAGGGTTTCTTACAAAGCTATTCCTCCACCAGAATGTAGCAGTGTTGTCTACAATTTCCAGACAATATTACAACTGAAAGTTATGAAAGGTGTTCAGATTAGATCATGAAGGATTACCCTactctgttttcatttgctaAATTACCTTCCCCACCATATTTATACCTGGACTCACAATCTGAGGTACAAGCTACTCATCTCCACTGTTTGCAAGCCTTGCTAGCAAAGCAGCTACTTCCACCTTATTCAAGAAGCCAAAGTAAAAGGAAACAGTTTCACAAACACTAGCCAGCTGAAAAACACTACCTAAAGCTTATGCATCAGGCAGGCACCTCCACATATTTCATCATATTCCTTTGGTTGAACCCTGAGCAGTGAATTTCTACCTGCACAGTTAGGATTTCAGTTCCTGGCCTTCCAAAACCAGGACTTTCACCATGGTATTCCAAGCCTGTTTAACAGCTGTTTTCCCTCAGTGGTATCACAGAGTTTCAGACAGTGGAGTAGAAGTACTAAGCTTCATGTTGTACTGTGGTTTGTCAAGAGACTTCCAAAAGCAGTAGGAAGAGCACGATGGTCTGTATGTTCTTCCCACTCCGCACAGAAAATATGAGTATTAAAAACACTCCCAAATGCAGGCCTGCAGTAACTGGCTCACTTTAAAAATGAGCTGAAAAACACTGTGAGCAATATGTAGAAGAACATCAGTGGCAGAAGTTTGTCAGTGGCTGTGTCAATTTCATCAACCATTAGAGTGGAAAAACAAGTATTTGTACCATACAGTTACTAACCTCATCAATTTTCGGCTTTTTTGCGTTATAGTCATCATCTTCACAacctttcctcttcttcctaaCCACcgtccagaaaaaaaagtaggtttAGTTATTCATTTCCAGAGTCTGTCTCCTTATTTCCTGTTATTTCCTATTATATCCTTATCTTCCACCGTTGAGGCCTGCTGTGCTAATCAGCATAGAGGAACAACATCTGGATGTTACAGAAGAACTGTGTGAACCTGAGAACCAAGACTTTCAACAGGCACCCTCATGTTTGCATTGACacgttttcattttcattcacttACAGATCAGTCAGTGTTTCCACAGCATTAAAAAAGATTGAAATTTAACAAATTACATAGTATCTACTTACATGTTGGAATTAAGTGAAAACTCCGGACTGTGACACTTCTCTAATTTCTGTTTTAGAGCAGCAATCTCTTCAGGCCTTGGCAGTTCATATTTCTTTATAAGATTTTTCATGCCTACAGTGGCAACAACACAGCTCTAAGCAAACTAAGTAATTTCTGCTCCACCCTGTGAATTACACAACGTCAGTATCAATCAGTAGTGTGGCTCCTGCTACTGCTTATCCCTTGTATTTAACCTTGAGGCAAcagtttctctcttttccctcaCATCTCTGCTAGCTTTTGAAAACATCACATCTATTCCAAACAGACTTCAAGACACTGTAAGGCAAGTTTTACCAACTtaacagaaagctttataacTATAATCCCTACTTTTATTTGTCAAACCATCAGATGTTCCAAGTTCTGACCTTCTCCAACTCCCAAACCATTTGCTTACACAACTTCCCATCACTTGCAGCACACTAACCTTGGAGTATCCAAGATTACACACGAGGCTTGACTATCATCTTAAAAACAGAGGATTAATTCTAATTAGCATCAAGGATCAGCAGAAGCTCAGCACAAAGGACTACAACTGAAATAAGTTGCCAGCATCACATTTTTTGGTTTTCATCATGGCAAATTACAGCGTTTACATTCCTTTGCCAGCGACTTTCAAAATAGATGGATGTTTTTCGTATTTAGCACTGTATCCTAGTCTTAAAAACAGTTTCTGTCTTTTATGAATGTAAATTAAATTTACAAGTACCCTACAAGAAATAAGACCTTCTCTACCACCAGTTCTATGCAAAACAAACCACTTACAGATTTAGCATCTCAGCTGCTTTAAAATTTTCTGCCAGCCACGTTTACGAAGAGCTGCCTTTAGGGTAATGCTATCTTCCACAAAGCTGCAAGTGAATATGCGATCCCAGAGTTCCTTCTGCATTTCACTAAAAGAAACCTGACGACTAGGTTTGTTAGCAGAAGACAGAGGTAAGAGTACCTCAAACTTCACAAATTCAATTTAAATTGAATTTGTAGACCCTGCTGACTTATATGATATATTCACCACCGAAGTCTGGTTAGTCAACAGactggattttttcttttcgaTGCTAGCACTCTCCATTTTAAATACATGCATTAGCTTAGAATATTAAAGAACTGCCTTCTTAAAATTCCATACCTCGACTGTCATTTAATATAATGATCAGCATACTGTACTCCCCACTGTCACAGCTAAACCATGCCAGCATTcatgttttgttctgttgtaCTAGACATCTAAACATAAAACCAGAACATCTTTTGAAACACCTTTTAGCTACAAAGTAAAAGTGGTGTTCAAATGCTGGCAGATCACTCAGCTTACAAAAGTCACCCTCTGGTGGTAGAAGTGGTTATGTGCAGCTTTTGTCAGAAGCTGTACTCTCAAGTCATCGTGACTGAAAAGAAGTTACTCATCCAAACTCACACAAAAACATTAGCTAGTGCCCAAAACAGATTTCTCACTTTTGAATGCAAATCAGttactaaaaaaaatcagtacaaCATATATGATTTGCAAAGCATCAGGCTTTTTAccattttgatttaatttaataacaAAGGTAAGTCTGAGTGTTTTCTCCCCCTGCATATAACTAGTAAGTAGTTCATTGTACTGCCAACATTTTACCTACCCTATGCAAGCCCTGAGCTGAACAAAACCATTGGAAGCACACTTTTCTGCttaaaagttttgttgttgggAAAAacatcatgtttttctttttgttttgttttgtatgtttgttttccttcagaaagacagtttctcacatttttttccactgtttacTTACATTTCATGCCGTCTAGTAACTTGCCCAAgaatgttctgttttctttcagcataAGGCTTTCTGACAAGTAACTGTaaggagaaatgaaagaataatttCCTAAAATAAAGTGCCATAATTACTTGTGACAGCTACCATTAGTTAATAAAACACCTATCTCCATCTGCTAAAGCATTATGATTAGACTTAGTAAGAACACTTTTGTTGCAGAAGTGCTATAAAGTGACAAGCAAATGACGAAGCAAGTCCTTCACTTCCAGCATTCTTCTGTTCCTCAGATTCAAAGTTCCTTTTAGTAACACATTAAAAGAGCACATCTGAGGAACGCCATTACACAGACATTTCAGACATTTATCACATtccagtgtttaaaaaaaaaaaaaaaaggaacttaaGATTTAAGTGAATTTAGATGAAAACTGAAGCTATGAAACAGAATATTGAACACATGATACAGGACCTCCGAGTAAAAATACTAAAAGTTTAGAGACTAATCTCACTTTTCAGCTTTAGCACTTGCTCATTTATGCTTCCAAAtcttaaaacaaaccaaaaaaaaaaaaagaaaaaaaaccccacacaccaGCTGGTTAAAACCACAAGATATATAAGCAATAATCCTTGTCAAGatctacaagaaaaaaacagtttatcCCTTGCTGGGAAGAAAACTTGCATGTAAAATACAAGGACTCTTAAAGTGTTACCAATCTGTGTGAAGAGAAAACTTATTTATAATACAGATACACTCAGCTGTGTCAGCTGCAGCTCACAGTTTGAGGCCCCAGCCACCAGGAAGATGATGTTAATTGCTACAAGCTGGCAGCTACTCACTTAGAGCCACTGCTCAGATAACTTCACGAGCCCTTTGCTGACACCCTAATGAGAGACTAACTGGTAGCCATTACTTATGAGAGACcagttgctgttgtttttcctgaaactgTAACGTCTTGAGCACAGTTTTATACACACTGACATCTGGGACCCACAGATTTTCAAGCCTCTGTGTTCTAACccagctctgtcctgccaatgcaGGGACCCCTACTCACAGGTCCTCAAGACCCGTGCTGCAGCTTCTCTCGTGtgcagcagctgaagctgaTGCGAAACAGTGACTGACAAGGTTGTGGCAACTGTAGGTGCTGACGGGTGACAAAGAattcgttttgtttttttttttatgagtagACAAAACTCACATAACTTGAATCACATGCTACCTACAAACTATTCTAGTTCTCTTTATAGCCAAGCTTTCTGAGTTTTGATGTATGGAGTACAGAAAATACGCTCAGGAATGAGATCGACAAGTTGCAGTAAGCACCTGAACGCTGGCACACTCTTCTGAGAAAACAGTGAATCCTGAAGAGCATTCTCCCACGCTGTGGAAGACTCTGTAAACAGAATGGCTTTAATAAACTCTTTCAGGGTTGGTATCAAAGCCCTGAAACAAGGGCTTTCAAAGCCCtaaaaacaagtgaaaacagaaaaaggccAGAGAAAAGAAACCGAGTTACCTAAGAGCACCTTATCACTGAATGAACTTATCATTAGTTCATATCTGTGTACACTGATGGTTGTACCAACCAAGTGTAGCACTTACAGTTTGGGCATGGCTAGTAGCCATCAGTTCAGAGAAACATCATTTCACTCCAAAATCTTTGGTATCTTAGAAATTCTTAAAAAtctaacttttttctttcagtgattCTTTTATGTTTCATACCTTCACTTTCTACTGCATTTCCAGTCTCTTCACTCTGAAAATCCTATCCTGCTCTAATTAGGGCAGAGCCATCACTTtggaagaagcaaaaaaaacatttcaaaggaaTATAAAAACCAGACACCAACTAACTGCATAGCTCCTGCTTTTCAAAAGTTGACAAAGAAATCACTACAGCTTTAGTTTTGAAGCATACTTAATGCAGCAGACTGTTAACTACCAAGTAAATGCATAATTCTACTAGTCAAGAACATCTACAGTAAAGTTTTATATAGGTAGCAAATAAATccctccaaagaaacaaaaagactaCCTCTCCATGTTAATTCCTGCTCTTGAAGCACTAGATAGGATAGCAGTGAGAGCTATCTGTGAGGGGGTAAAGAGTAGATATGCATCTGTCAGAGCCACTCGATTGAGAAAGTCATCAGCTGTTCTCCTCAACACTTCAGGATTCTCCAGCATTGGATAACGAGTCTAGAAAACGAATAGGAAAGTAAGTAGCTGTTCCTGAACTTCCACTCATCAGCTCAGAACACCAAACTCAACAATGTACTATAGAGCAAAAGAGTAGCTGGCCATCTTGTTCAAAATAAATGATGTTTAAAGAGCACAACAAAACAGACCTCCTGGCAAACACCTATCCCTTTACAATCAACATCATTAAGAGCACACTTATTTTTTCTATCATAAGCCATCATAACATTTGTCTTACATTAGCATATGAAGTACGTAGCACATAAAACATTATTACCTTAATATCAATTAGAAATCCCTCAAACGGCCTGTATGGATTGTGCACGATAAGATGGAAGTTCAGCTGTTGAATGAGTAGCAGTTCATATTCCAGTATCTGTTCGAGAGCTTTTTCCTGTCCAACAGGGCTTTCTCGAAGGTTACCAACAAACTGTGCACTGGACACATTAAATTCATCTACTTTACATGCCAAAAACGCACACGTTAGCCTTGAGaaggataaaaggaaaaaaaataattcatattggCATATGTTTTCATGAGAAGTTCtgtgcagaattatttttttttaatattcaaagtacCATCTATAGAAAACAAACTTTTCCGAGTAGAAACAGAAGGTGACCAGACTAGGtctttacatatatttaaaaaaaaaaaacagagattaaATATTGTAACAAATGCTGAGTATACTTCTAATGCTCTAATCGATATGGTAACGCAAGGTGTGTTGATAACTCACATTATTATCCGAGGATGATACTCCATCACTGAGTTGTTCAGGTAAAAGCGTTTAAAATACATGCAAGCTGTTCcctatattaaaaacaaaaaaaaagagtagggAAAAGTAAGAAGCAAAAATAGattgagaaaaaatgaaataagatcACACAGCAGTAACAAGTGTAAATGTATACTATAGGCATACAGGACACAATACAGGCGCAAATGCCGTGCCATTAAACATTCCCAAATCTAGTACATCTGTGGGTGTAATAAGCTTACAGAACTGTAGTTTGGTTGTCTTTTCTGCCATTTTTAGACATACATTTAAGAAGACTGCGCAAAAAGTCGATGACATCTTCGTAAGAATCTGACACTGACACAAAATTTAACAGTGACGGTCTATTTCCCTGCATGTTTAAAAGTGACACTTCTCTGGGTGTCTGCAAGTACCTCAGCCTGTCAGTGCTGAACTCCCCACTGATCTGAGCCCCACCAGCATGAGATCAGGTATTGCAAACCTGTTACTTGGCAAGTCTGACTCAGCACACTGAGTTAGGGCAGCCAATTCCCAAATATAAGGTCAGGTTTCATGCAGCATCTGGCAGCAGCCTACTGGTGCCTAGTAAATGCGCTTTTCATCATGATCCATTCATCATGATACCCGTAGGTACCAGGCAGGAGGCTCCAGAGAACCATAGCCAGAACCATGAAGGAGACAAAAGCCCGTCCCAGTTGGAGAGGGTGCCTAAGGCATGGGGGACTCCCTTCGgaaagggacagagggcccGATATGCCGACCGGACCGAACCCATGGGGAACTCTGTTGTCTCCCTGGGGCTTGGGTGAGAGACTTAGCTAAGGAAGTCAGGTGCCTGGCACGGCCCACTGACTGCTACCTGCTGCTGGTCATGACAAGGTAGCAATGAGAAGTCCCAGAGCGACCAAAAGGGACTTTAGGGCTTTGGAGCAACTACTTGATAGCATCAGGGTAGGCGGGGTGgtgatgtatgtgaagcatgggctggGCTGCGTGGAGCTTCACGTTGGgaatggcaaagttgagagcctgtgggtaaggattaagggacgaacaaataaaggggatgtcgtagTGGGAATCTATTGCAGACCACCCGGCCAGGATGGCAACGCCGATGAATTGTTCTTTGCAGAACTAAAAGATGCCTCGAGgtcaactccccttgtccttatgggggattTCAGCTTGCCAGACAtcaactgggatcaccacatggcaagtccaggaggttcataaagCACCTCGATGATAACTTCCTGGTGCAGGAACTAagggaaaggtgccctcctagatctgttgctggagaacagagagggtcttgtgggagacGTGGCAATTGGCAGCCACCTCAGTCATAGTGACCACaaagtggttgagtttagaatttatggtgacagaaggaaaactgccaccaaaacttcagacctggatatggggaaagcagacttcaggctgctcaggggactagtcagcaaggtcccctgggaaactgcttttgaaggcgttggcgtccatcagtgctggtcaatctttaagcactgcatcataaaagcacaagatcaggcaattccaaaatactGGAAGTCAGGCAGGTAGGGCAGAAGGctggcctggctgaccagggatcttctgcTGGAGcttagatggaaaaagaaagtgtatggctgctggaaggagggtcaggcaatgaggaagaaatacagggatgctgttcatgtttgtagggagaaaattcgtggggccaaagcccaactagagttgaagctgacCATGTCTGTGGAGACAGTAAAAAAGGTTTTCTTAGATATGCGAACAGAAAACTCCCAACTGACCCTGAAcatgtgcgggatttgctgctccacctggatccatacatgtccatgggtccggatgggatccatcccagggtgcttaaagagctggctgatgt
This region of Anas platyrhynchos isolate ZD024472 breed Pekin duck chromosome Z, IASCAAS_PekinDuck_T2T, whole genome shotgun sequence genomic DNA includes:
- the CCNH gene encoding cyclin-H isoform X2, translating into MDPIRTHGHVWIQVEQQIPHMFRGTACMYFKRFYLNNSVMEYHPRIIMLTCAFLACKVDEFNVSSAQFVGNLRESPVGQEKALEQILEYELLLIQQLNFHLIVHNPYRPFEGFLIDIKTRYPMLENPEVLRRTADDFLNRVALTDAYLLFTPSQIALTAILSSASRAGINMESYLSESLMLKENRTFLGKLLDGMKCMKNLIKKYELPRPEEIAALKQKLEKCHSPEFSLNSNMKKRKGCEDDDYNAKKPKIDEEECTDDEFAELV
- the CCNH gene encoding cyclin-H isoform X1 — translated: MFHSSTQRRHWTFGSEEELARSRADANRKFRSRVAANGKVVPSELCLLEPQEELAICKYYEKRLLDFCAVFKPAMPRSVVGTACMYFKRFYLNNSVMEYHPRIIMLTCAFLACKVDEFNVSSAQFVGNLRESPVGQEKALEQILEYELLLIQQLNFHLIVHNPYRPFEGFLIDIKTRYPMLENPEVLRRTADDFLNRVALTDAYLLFTPSQIALTAILSSASRAGINMESYLSESLMLKENRTFLGKLLDGMKCMKNLIKKYELPRPEEIAALKQKLEKCHSPEFSLNSNMKKRKGCEDDDYNAKKPKIDEEECTDDEFAELV